The stretch of DNA gttatattgcagccatttgctaaaatcattttaagttcatttttttttcctcattaatgtacacacagcacctcatattgacagaaaaacacagaattgttgacatttttgcagatttattaaaaaagaaaaactgaaatatcacatgatcctaagtattcagaccctttgctgtgacactcatatatctaactcaggtgctgtccatttcttctgatcatccttgagatggttctgcaccttcatttgagtccagctgtgtttgattatactgattggacttgattaggaaagccacacacctgtctatataagaccttacagctcacagtgcatgtcagagcaaatgagaatcatgaggtcaaaggaactgcctgaggagctcagagacagaattgtggcagggcacagatctggccaaggttacaaaaaatttctgctgcacttaaggttcctaagagcacagtggcctccataatccttaaatggaagacgtttgggatgaccagaacccttcctagagctggccgtccggccaaactgagctatcgggggagaggagccttggtgagagaggtaaagaagaacccaaagatcactgtggctgagctccagagatgcagtcgggagatggaagaaagttgtagaaagtcaaccatcactgcagccctccaccagtcggggctttatggcagagtggcctgacagaagcctctcctcagtgcaagacacatgaaagcccgcatggagtttgagaagatggtgagaaataagattctctggtctgatgagaccaaaatagaactttttggccttaattctaagcagtatgtgtggagaaaaccaggcactgctcatcacctgtccaatacagtcccaacagtgaagcatggtggtggcagcatcatgctgtggaggtgtttttcagctgcagggacaggacgactggttgcaatcaagggaaagatgaatgtgtccaagtacagggatatcctggacgaaaaccttctccagagtgctcaggacctcagactgggtcgaaggtttaccttccaacaagacaatgaccctaagcacacagctaaaataaggaaggagtggcttcacaacaactctgtgaatgttcttgaatggcccagccagagccctgactgaaacccaattgagcatctctggagagacctaaaaatggctgtccaccaacgtttaccatccaacctgacagaactggagaggatctgcaaggaggaatggcagaggatccccaaatccaggtgtgaaaaacttgttacatctttcccaaaaagacgcatggctgtattagatcaaaagggtgcttctactaaatactgagcaaagggtctgaatacttaggaccatgtgatgtttcagtttttcttttttaataaatctacaaaaatgtcaacaattctgtgttttttgtcaatatggggtgctgtgtgtacattaatgaggaaaaaaaaatgaacttaaatgattttagcaaatggctgcaatatgacaaagagtgaaaaatgtaagggggtctgaatactttccgtacccactgtatatcaCACAATTGACATAAATATACAGATGTACAATAAATAAAgcttgtaaaaatgtataaatatatgtacagattgttctttagaaaagacatgtaaaagtaatgtttgtaattattattaatattgtctAGGAAAGCGAGTTAAGAAACACTGTGATGAAAACACAAGCACAATGTGTGATTCATGTCCTGCAATGACCTACACTGATGCTCCAAATGGACTCACAGAATGTCTGCCATGTTTTGTCTGTGATTCAAGTGAGTAACAATTTATTTAGGCTCTTGTCAGCCTTGTTTATTGCCATGTTTCAAATATAttgtaactgtttttttttctccagatgactaaaaATTGACTGATTTGTTTCCTTTCTTGTCAAAGGTAATGGGCTGAGAGTAAAGCATGCATGTACTTCAATATCAAATACAGTGTGTGAACCTCTGgcaggtttttactgtatagACTTGCTCTCCAACTGTAAAAAGGCCATGAAACATTCAACCTGCTCACCTGGACAGTACGTCAACCAAGCCGGTCAGTCTGTTATAACTCAAACATGTCTATTATACATTCACAAAAACTGACAGGCTGAGATGACAACTGAGAACAATAACTCGTGTCAGTTTGCATATTGTTCCAAAGCTGTAAATGTGATTATACCAGAAGACCCTTATGACGTGTTTGCTTGTGACTGACAGCACCTGACAAAACCACCCAAAAATCAATTTAGTtacaattatgaaattattagtTGCTTatgttattattcattttgtgtGCCAGATGCTATAATGAATAATGATTTCACTAGCTAATGTGAGACCAGTCACTGCCTTTGGACCAGTCATTGCTCATGGAGTTAAAACTCAAGTACTGATATTATGTATTTCTGCGTGTGTTTCTGTAGGAACAGAATTTAGCGATACTGTATGTGATGACTGTCCTGCTGGTTCATATTCAGATGGCACATTCTGCAAATTGCATACAAAGTAAGTACCATTATTTTACAACAATGTGTCTTCACACAttcttaaaatgcattttgtacatttgttgttttataatttgCCACCAGATCACCAGATTTTGTGGGTAAATTTAGCTCTTTTCTCACATGCAATAATGCAGAATATGAAATTAATGGAGAGTGTTGCCCCATGTGTGATCCAGGTATGTGTAATCCTTCACTCATTACCACAACATATCTATGAGGTCAGATTCAaagatataatatttaattttttttaatcatttgtcaCATGGTGCCAGGTTTTGAATGATCTGTAATATGCTTATAAAACAGTCTTTTAAGTTTGGTCAGAGCCTTGTTAAAAATAGACGTCAGCCGCTTGggtatttctattttttggtGGGCTAGCAGCAGCAGgtagtaatagtaattattCTTCTTTGCATAGGTTGGCTGGCCAGGTTGTTGAAAtctatttatatacatttatatagtaGTTTTATTTCACAATGTCAAGGGCCATTTTGGTTTTTCATTATATACCCATTTAAGTAATTTGTTTGACAGATGTAGTATTAGATGGTTCCCAAGCATCTTTGAGAAAGCTCCAAAAGTACACAAAAATACTTAAAGTgtatttatatcacacaattgaCATAAATATACAGATGTACAATAAATAAAgcttgtaaaaatgtataaatatatgtacagattgttctttagaaaagacatgtaaaagtaatgtgttttaataattattattattattattattgtctagGAAAGCGAGTTAAGAAACACTGTGATGAAAACACAAGCACAATGTGTGATTCATGTCCTGCAATGACCTACACTGATGCTCCAAATGGACTCGCAGAATGTCTGCCATGTTTTGTCTGTGATTCAAGTGAGTAACAATTTATTTAGGCTCTTGTCAGCCTTGTTTATTGCCATGTTTCAAATATAttgtaactgttttttttctccagatgactaaaaATTGACTGATTTGTTTCCTTTCTTGTCAAAGGTAATGGGCTGAGAGTAAAGCATGCATGTACTTCAATATCAAATACAGTGTGTGAACCTCtgccaggtttttactgtatagACTTGCTCTCCAACTGTAAAAAGGCCATGAAACATTCAACCTGCTCACCTGGACAGTACGTCAACCAAGCCGGTCAGTCTGTTATAACTCAAACATGTCTATTATACATTCACAAAAACTGACAGGCTGAGATGACAACTGAGAACAATAACTCGTGTCAGTTTGCATATTGTTCCAAAGCTGTAAATGTGATTATACCAGAAGACCCTCATGACGTGTTTGCTTGTGACTGACAGCACCTGACAAAACCACCCAAAAATCTATTTAGTtacaattatgaaattattagtTGCTTatgttattattcattttgtgtGCCAGAtgctataataaataatgatttcacTAGCTAATGTGAGACCAGTCACTGCCTTTGGACCAGTCATTGCTCATGGAGTTAAAACTCAAGTACTGATACTATGTATTTCTGCGTGTGTTTCAATAGGAACAGAATTTAGCGATACTGTATGTAATGACTGTCCTGCTGGTTCATATTCAGATGGCACATTCTGCAAATTGCATACAAAGTAAGTACCATTATTTTACAACAATGAGTCTTCACACAttcttaaaatgcattttgtacatttgttattttataatttgccACCAGATCACCAGACTTTGTGGGTAAATTTAGCTCTTTTCTCACAAGCAATTTAGGCCTATTTGTAGTTTAACTTGAGCACCACTTTTTAACAGGTGTGAATCTCTTGGAAAAACAACAGTCAAAGCAGGAACTGAAACATCTGATGTTGAATGCAGTAATGGAATTGAGCCAACTTACTGACctactatttaagattattattattcttcttctgagccaaatttcggtatctatctcctcctagagctttcaagctagaaccaccaaactctgtccagaccttcagactggtctgactcgctgttctatatcttttcagactgatccggcttacagttttcataaaccagactatcaaaaccaccaaaaatcccatagacttacattgacgaactgttcaaatgagcaacactcttcaattccaactgacaaaattcaaatctaaactcccagaatcccttgaggctcaatcaagcttcccttctgtgtactatttctaatccatttagactcatttaagcttccactctaatatttctaatatttctaatctatctagctaaatcatgctagcaacatgctaataacttgctaatcattctaacatgttagaaacatgctaacaaaattctagtaatatgctaatcatgttaacaacatgctaataacttgctaatcatgatagaaacatgctagcaatgtgctagtaacatgctaataacatgatattaccttggtaatcatgctagcaacctgcttgttacatgctaatcatactagaaacatgctaacaacatgctagtaacatgttaatcatgctaacaacatgctaatcatgttagaaacatgctaacaacattctagtaacttgttaatcatgttagaaacatgctagcgacatgctaatcatgctagtgtaggattacaaatttaagaaattgtttaaaatatgctgatcttATGTTCTGACATAGCATCACGTGAAAACCTAAGGTGCagtacattgtatttagcatttaaggtaaatatgatgacatcagacaaatgattctctcaagcaaagtttgtagcaagaggttcctgccagttcctgttctcttattgtaagtcaaatgagccagattactgagatgttcaccttttgtctgtaatggctcttggtacctctgcccagtctttgagtagttgtgatgattggattaggactggtgtaaatggTGCAGGCTGCTAATACCTGaatacttcatttgcatgctttgtttggggTCGTCACGCAGGTGCTTTGTCTCCAGATCTAAGcactgccccctaaatgtatataaactacaatgtatcactgccttgGTTAGACGACTTTGAAGACTGCAGTGCcaagcagcgagtatctgaataaagagaaacttctgcttcaagatatccaaaacgtctcctggtctctaagaaaaacaattaacaacactagaaacatgctagcaactttgctaataatgctagaaacatgctagcaacatgctaacaacttgctaatcatgttggaaacatgatagcaactttgctaatcatgctagaaacatgctagaaacctgctaatcatgctagaagcatgctagcaacttgctaatcatgttagaaacatgttagcaacatgctagcaatttgttaatcatgttagaaatgtgctagaaacatgctagcaacatgctaacaacttgctaatcatgctagaaacatgctagcaacttgctaatctaTCTGACAGATTGccttcaaactttaaaacttcaaaatacttaaaactacttacattttttttcaactttttaaacttttcaaacttttacaaactttctggtccggctttctcaatccaacttaaagtttgttttgacaaacttttttatctagtttaccaattgtgcaattattattatactattaaaCAT from Labeo rohita strain BAU-BD-2019 unplaced genomic scaffold, IGBB_LRoh.1.0 scaffold_2211, whole genome shotgun sequence encodes:
- the LOC127159500 gene encoding tumor necrosis factor receptor superfamily member 14-like; this encodes MCDPGKRVKKHCDENTSTMCDSCPAMTYTDAPNGLTECLPCFVCDSSNGLRVKHACTSISNTVCEPLAGFYCIDLLSNCKKAMKHSTCSPGQYVNQAGTEFSDTVCDDCPAGSYSDGTFCKLHTKSPDFVGKFSSFLTCNNAEYEINGECCPMCDPGKRVKKHCDENTSTMCDSCPAMTYTDAPNGLAECLPCFVCDSSNGLRVKHACTSISNTVCEPLPGFYCIDLLSNCKKAMKHSTCSPGQYVNQAGTEFSDTVCNDCPAGSYSDGTFCKLHTKCESLGKTTVKAGTETSDVECSNGIEPTY